From the Natrarchaeobaculum aegyptiacum genome, one window contains:
- a CDS encoding APC family permease, with the protein MSEAEFKVIDQKIGLFGGTLLLVGNVIAMTAFLLPAHLIADDGLGPEVAVAMLLVVLPITFSILSTLQVGGAMPAAGGSYVYGSRLISPFFGFLLPWIVVPSIWLGQLYLAFGFAEFMRFFPTFDWIPMWALMYAVMVPFIVLNILGIRIVAQVQMVLVAIIVGGMLLFILPGTFVIDTANYSGMFEAGIGPFFVAVISLSIAMHGFNLATDLGEELENPVKNIPRVLGLSAVISIGLMVALVVVAVGVVPTEFYVENRDAGVAMAAFEFLPQWSAYIVAAAAVVGAFTSINTLYTAYSRQVMRAARDEAIPLYFAKLHPEYQTPYRSILLLAVPALIMVPPMSQTSPVIMASVLAMTSMIGAIISSVALWNLPRRFERRYEYSIYKLPLPFLKFVAIASATVSTLFLLGVSLELSWILAIIFGWMIVAYPVYRYRVRSLREKKGIDLRKRMQSLHDYEQQRAEEGARAADVEPDQTTPGDDVSPTED; encoded by the coding sequence ATGTCTGAAGCGGAGTTCAAGGTCATCGACCAGAAGATCGGCCTGTTTGGCGGCACGCTGTTGCTCGTCGGGAACGTCATCGCGATGACGGCGTTCCTGTTGCCAGCGCACCTGATCGCCGACGACGGGCTCGGCCCGGAGGTCGCCGTCGCGATGCTACTGGTCGTGTTGCCGATCACGTTCTCCATCCTGAGTACCCTTCAGGTCGGTGGCGCGATGCCCGCGGCGGGCGGGAGCTACGTCTACGGTTCACGGTTGATCAGCCCCTTTTTCGGCTTTCTGCTGCCGTGGATCGTCGTCCCATCGATCTGGCTCGGCCAGCTCTACCTGGCGTTCGGCTTCGCCGAGTTCATGCGATTCTTCCCGACGTTCGACTGGATCCCGATGTGGGCGTTGATGTACGCCGTGATGGTGCCGTTCATCGTGTTGAACATTCTCGGAATCCGGATCGTCGCGCAGGTACAGATGGTGCTCGTGGCGATCATCGTCGGCGGCATGTTGCTGTTCATCCTGCCGGGGACGTTCGTGATCGATACGGCGAACTACTCCGGCATGTTCGAAGCCGGCATCGGGCCATTTTTCGTCGCCGTCATCTCGCTGTCGATCGCCATGCACGGGTTCAACCTCGCGACCGACCTCGGCGAGGAACTCGAGAACCCCGTCAAGAACATTCCGCGCGTCCTCGGGTTGAGCGCCGTGATCTCGATCGGGCTGATGGTCGCGCTCGTCGTCGTCGCCGTCGGCGTCGTCCCGACGGAGTTCTACGTCGAGAACCGCGACGCCGGCGTCGCCATGGCGGCGTTCGAGTTCCTCCCCCAGTGGAGTGCCTACATCGTGGCCGCCGCGGCCGTCGTCGGCGCGTTCACGTCGATCAACACCCTCTACACGGCCTACTCGAGGCAGGTCATGCGGGCTGCACGCGACGAGGCGATCCCGCTGTACTTCGCGAAGCTCCACCCGGAGTACCAGACGCCCTACCGGTCGATCCTGCTGCTCGCGGTTCCGGCGCTGATCATGGTGCCGCCGATGAGCCAGACGTCGCCGGTCATCATGGCCTCGGTGCTCGCGATGACCTCAATGATCGGCGCGATCATCAGCTCCGTCGCGCTCTGGAACCTCCCCCGGCGGTTCGAACGGCGCTACGAGTACTCGATCTACAAGCTTCCGTTGCCGTTCCTCAAGTTCGTCGCGATCGCCAGCGCCACCGTCTCGACGCTGTTCTTGCTCGGCGTCTCCCTCGAGTTGAGCTGGATCCTCGCGATCATCTTCGGCTGGATGATCGTCGCCTATCCCGTCTACCGGTACCGGGTTCGGTCCCTGCGCGAGAAGAAGGGCATCGATCTCAGAAAGCGGATGCAGTCGCTTCACGATTACGAACAACAGCGTGCAGAGGAGGGGGCGCGGGCGGCCGACGTGGAACCCGACCAGACGACGCCCGGTGACGACGTCTCTCCCACGGAAGATTGA
- a CDS encoding D-2-hydroxyacid dehydrogenase, whose protein sequence is MSVVVTPYVLAGGGPLVAEAIAERRPGLEIEYVDDEDDLVERVADAEAVLTHRLPDSILEAATDLEWVQALSAGTDAYDHDALADRNVALTTVSGIHAKPIGQHVLAALLHFERRFDRAVAQQRRSEWRRYTGGELGDRTVGIVGVGAIGSQVAEYCQPFDARIVGLKRDPTDAPETLAESYGPDDLETLLTQSDYLVLACPLTEDTRGLIDADALATLSGDAVVVNVARGEVVDETALIDALEADELGGAALDVFEEEPLPEESPLWDRDDVLLTPHIAGSTPHYWDRCAEVFLENWDRYQSGESLRNRVV, encoded by the coding sequence GTGAGCGTCGTCGTCACGCCCTACGTGCTCGCCGGCGGCGGGCCGCTCGTGGCAGAAGCGATCGCCGAGCGTCGGCCTGGCCTCGAGATCGAATACGTCGACGACGAGGACGACCTCGTCGAACGCGTCGCCGACGCCGAGGCGGTTCTCACCCACCGGCTCCCTGACTCGATCCTCGAGGCGGCGACAGACCTCGAGTGGGTACAGGCACTCAGTGCCGGCACGGACGCCTACGATCACGACGCCCTCGCCGACCGAAACGTCGCACTGACGACCGTCTCCGGCATTCACGCGAAGCCGATCGGCCAGCACGTCCTCGCGGCACTGCTTCACTTCGAACGTCGGTTCGATCGCGCGGTCGCCCAGCAACGCCGTTCGGAGTGGCGTCGGTACACCGGCGGTGAACTCGGCGACCGAACGGTCGGCATCGTCGGCGTCGGCGCGATCGGCTCACAGGTCGCCGAGTACTGCCAGCCCTTCGACGCTCGCATCGTCGGGCTCAAGCGCGACCCGACCGACGCGCCGGAGACCCTCGCGGAAAGCTACGGGCCGGACGACCTCGAGACCCTGCTCACCCAGAGCGACTACCTCGTGCTCGCGTGTCCGCTGACCGAGGACACCCGCGGGCTGATCGACGCCGATGCGCTGGCGACGCTTTCCGGGGACGCCGTCGTCGTCAACGTCGCCCGCGGTGAGGTCGTCGACGAGACCGCACTGATCGACGCCCTCGAGGCCGACGAACTGGGTGGAGCGGCCCTCGACGTCTTCGAGGAAGAGCCCCTCCCGGAGGAGTCGCCCCTGTGGGACCGCGACGACGTGCTTCTCACGCCCCACATCGCCGGGTCGACGCCACACTACTGGGACCGCTGTGCCGAGGTCTTCCTCGAGAACTGGGACCGGTACCAGTCGGGCGAGTCGCTTCGGAACCGGGTCGTCTGA
- a CDS encoding RDD family protein, with translation MVLDWIPTSRIPEPDLESASPALLRRRAIATVIDLVICYAVIETAILAVLMVAFTDFFTEQGAQAFLLSLVGLIPIYLLYSFLWEWKFLRTPGKKRMDVLVVEADGSPPGVQAAAVRNVLRYVDWLPVGYLLGWLLARRSSDGRRLGDRLAGTVVVRPRRDAETLYHANREFETESDSIESATE, from the coding sequence ATGGTCCTAGACTGGATTCCCACGAGTCGTATCCCCGAACCCGACCTCGAGTCGGCGTCGCCGGCGCTGTTACGCCGGCGCGCAATCGCGACGGTGATCGACCTCGTGATCTGCTATGCGGTCATCGAGACGGCGATCCTCGCCGTGTTGATGGTCGCGTTCACGGACTTCTTCACGGAGCAGGGCGCGCAGGCGTTCCTGTTGAGCCTCGTCGGCCTGATCCCGATCTACCTGCTGTACTCGTTTCTGTGGGAGTGGAAGTTCCTGCGGACGCCGGGGAAAAAGCGGATGGACGTTCTCGTCGTGGAGGCGGATGGCTCCCCCCCGGGGGTCCAGGCGGCGGCGGTTCGAAACGTCCTCCGGTACGTCGACTGGCTGCCGGTCGGCTACCTGCTCGGCTGGCTCCTCGCACGGCGGTCGTCGGACGGCCGCCGGCTCGGTGACCGCCTGGCAGGAACCGTCGTCGTACGACCGAGACGGGACGCAGAAACGCTGTACCACGCTAACAGGGAGTTCGAAACCGAATCGGACTCGATCGAATCCGCTACCGAGTGA
- a CDS encoding carbohydrate ABC transporter permease produces the protein MAIDTESVERSRRFLEDGFSIGRVEITSEDFWGWLTILPVVILYTIIALIPIGFAFVASLHNVPLLNPQWEFVGVENYVNVFQIDRFWGSMWRGVVFMVGSTIIQMSVGVWMALVINKITRGSRILSTLVFTSYLIPTIIVTLMFLFMLDPYDGVLHAAGIQLGLWDGFLLGNTSLSMGAVIIISSWKFSAFVTLFTLAQLQSIPDRFYEAAKVSGATTWEMFRDITLPRIYGAILVVIFLRAIFMFNKYDIIYQLTQGGPGTATQTMPILAYQETFSTGAYGMGNTIAIVMFLFLLVTGIVYLKYMNPSQEVQT, from the coding sequence ATGGCAATCGACACGGAGTCAGTCGAACGTTCCCGTCGATTCCTCGAGGACGGGTTCTCGATCGGTCGGGTCGAGATCACCTCCGAGGACTTCTGGGGATGGCTCACGATACTGCCGGTGGTGATACTCTATACGATCATCGCCCTGATACCGATCGGATTCGCGTTCGTCGCATCATTGCACAACGTTCCACTGTTGAATCCCCAGTGGGAGTTCGTTGGCGTAGAGAACTACGTGAACGTCTTCCAGATCGATCGATTCTGGGGCTCGATGTGGCGAGGCGTCGTCTTCATGGTTGGATCGACGATCATCCAGATGAGCGTCGGGGTCTGGATGGCACTGGTCATCAACAAGATCACGCGCGGGAGCCGGATCCTGAGCACGCTCGTGTTCACCTCCTACCTGATCCCGACGATCATCGTGACGCTGATGTTCCTGTTCATGCTCGACCCCTACGACGGCGTCCTGCATGCTGCAGGCATCCAGTTAGGGCTCTGGGACGGATTCCTGCTGGGGAACACGAGCCTCTCGATGGGAGCCGTCATCATCATCAGTAGCTGGAAGTTCTCGGCGTTCGTGACCCTGTTTACGCTCGCCCAGCTGCAGTCGATTCCGGACCGCTTCTACGAGGCGGCGAAGGTCTCGGGGGCGACGACCTGGGAGATGTTCCGGGACATCACCCTGCCACGGATCTACGGCGCGATCCTGGTCGTGATCTTCCTTCGAGCGATCTTCATGTTCAACAAGTACGACATCATCTACCAGCTTACCCAGGGCGGTCCGGGTACCGCTACCCAGACGATGCCGATCCTCGCCTACCAGGAGACCTTCAGCACCGGCGCCTACGGGATGGGGAACACGATCGCGATCGTGATGTTCCTGTTCCTGCTCGTCACGGGGATCGTCTACCTCAAGTACATGAACCCAAGTCAGGAGGTCCAGACATGA
- a CDS encoding ABC transporter substrate-binding protein, with protein MPTDGTTRRTVLGGVGAGIAGALAGCLGGGNGDGEGELHILTDLTGDQWEPYWEDELIPSWEEQSDVPVNLEFAGFEGTGEQRLAALMQAGDPPEFYHATTSELGELINQGMTQDVTGVVEDLQDHWGDVLFDHTLQPLVGDRDDEFHSIPHGVYVGGCLNYRADVYEDLGLEVPETWDELRENARAIDEAGGEWEDMRGWALPGAPAGKSGSDFSNWLYNAGGLTWEEAGGDEVELAFEEQHVLPVLEMLQDMAEYSPDPSAVDWGTTIEYWIAGRMGQCFMNNAWLCGPAYFAGAEEVALNTEQALIPLRNDDVDPHTRGWILVNGTPIIDGSSNPDEAREFKRYMYGPERHVEASLMEPMRFIPPYEEIMETDEYQSAEIFQLEDGEFLRKNQHVMDEIVPELDVEIPSTPASNHVSAFNIPEEMTNRVVVEGEDPEDAYEWAYDEYERRIEEVRQQSNWQ; from the coding sequence ATGCCAACTGATGGCACAACTAGACGGACGGTGCTCGGCGGCGTCGGTGCCGGGATCGCAGGTGCGCTCGCTGGATGTCTTGGCGGCGGTAACGGTGACGGGGAAGGTGAACTGCACATCCTGACTGACCTTACCGGAGACCAGTGGGAACCGTACTGGGAAGACGAACTCATCCCGAGCTGGGAGGAACAGTCGGACGTGCCCGTCAACCTCGAGTTCGCGGGCTTCGAGGGGACCGGCGAACAGCGCCTCGCTGCGTTGATGCAGGCCGGCGATCCCCCCGAGTTCTACCACGCGACCACGTCGGAACTCGGTGAGCTGATCAACCAGGGGATGACTCAGGACGTCACCGGTGTCGTCGAGGACCTCCAGGACCACTGGGGGGACGTGCTCTTCGATCACACGCTCCAGCCGCTGGTCGGAGACCGGGACGACGAGTTCCACTCGATCCCTCACGGCGTCTACGTCGGCGGCTGTCTCAACTACCGGGCGGACGTCTACGAGGACCTCGGACTCGAGGTTCCCGAGACCTGGGACGAACTGCGCGAGAACGCCCGGGCGATCGACGAAGCCGGCGGCGAGTGGGAAGACATGCGCGGCTGGGCACTCCCGGGTGCGCCCGCCGGGAAGTCGGGGTCTGACTTCTCGAACTGGCTGTACAACGCCGGGGGCCTGACCTGGGAGGAAGCTGGGGGCGACGAGGTCGAACTCGCGTTCGAGGAACAGCACGTCTTGCCCGTCCTCGAGATGCTCCAGGACATGGCCGAGTACTCGCCCGACCCGTCCGCCGTCGACTGGGGGACGACGATCGAGTACTGGATCGCCGGGCGGATGGGGCAGTGTTTCATGAACAACGCCTGGCTCTGCGGACCGGCGTACTTCGCGGGCGCAGAAGAGGTCGCGCTGAACACCGAACAGGCGCTCATCCCCCTCAGAAACGACGACGTGGATCCCCACACGCGCGGATGGATCCTCGTCAACGGGACACCGATCATCGACGGCTCGAGCAACCCCGACGAAGCGAGGGAGTTCAAGCGGTACATGTACGGTCCCGAGCGCCACGTCGAGGCGTCGCTCATGGAACCGATGCGATTCATCCCGCCGTACGAAGAGATCATGGAGACAGACGAGTACCAGTCGGCAGAGATCTTCCAGCTCGAAGACGGCGAGTTCCTCAGGAAGAACCAGCACGTCATGGACGAGATCGTCCCGGAACTGGACGTCGAAATACCGAGTACGCCCGCATCGAACCACGTCAGCGCCTTCAACATCCCAGAAGAGATGACCAATCGAGTCGTCGTCGAGGGAGAAGACCCCGAGGACGCCTACGAATGGGCCTACGACGAGTACGAGCGACGCATCGAGGAAGTTAGACAGCAGTCGAACTGGCAGTGA
- a CDS encoding ABC transporter ATP-binding protein — protein sequence MVDVKIQNLTKQFGQLVAVDDFSLTIEEGEFITLVGPSGCGKTTTLRCVAGLETATSGNIMFGDHDVTDYPVQQRGIALLFQDIALYPHMTVRDNMAYPLKLEGASKEQRYERVEEAAEMLHIRDQLDKYPSELSGGQQQRVALGRSIVREPTMFLFDEPMSDLDAKLKHELRPLFAEVTEKVGCPTMYVTHDQEEAMTMSDRIAVMNDGELEQVGTPSEVYNEPESSFVGEFIGRPNMEFFDARIDRRNGALDLDVGEQTYELERDDALEQYTGGNIRVGIRPQNIEVVDDPDNGIPADHVFDETLGDQTHSLFETPMGRITVVTPPEFRGGESQYGLRFETDALKAFDPESGLRVY from the coding sequence ATGGTCGACGTCAAAATCCAGAACCTCACGAAACAGTTCGGACAGCTCGTCGCAGTCGACGACTTCAGCCTCACGATCGAAGAGGGCGAGTTCATCACACTCGTCGGACCCTCGGGCTGTGGCAAAACGACGACGCTCAGGTGCGTCGCCGGCCTCGAGACGGCCACCTCGGGGAACATCATGTTCGGTGACCACGACGTCACCGACTATCCCGTCCAGCAACGCGGGATCGCGCTCCTGTTTCAGGACATCGCGCTCTACCCGCACATGACCGTTCGAGACAACATGGCCTACCCGCTGAAACTCGAGGGGGCGAGCAAAGAACAGCGCTACGAGCGGGTCGAGGAAGCAGCCGAGATGCTCCATATCCGAGACCAGCTCGATAAGTACCCGAGCGAACTCTCCGGCGGACAGCAACAGCGCGTCGCCCTCGGTCGGTCGATCGTCAGGGAACCGACGATGTTCCTCTTCGACGAGCCGATGAGCGACCTCGACGCGAAGCTCAAACACGAGTTGCGACCGCTGTTCGCCGAAGTCACCGAAAAGGTGGGCTGCCCGACGATGTACGTCACCCACGACCAGGAGGAGGCGATGACGATGAGCGACCGGATCGCCGTCATGAACGACGGCGAACTCGAGCAAGTCGGGACCCCCAGCGAGGTCTACAACGAACCCGAGTCGTCGTTCGTCGGCGAGTTCATCGGGCGGCCGAACATGGAGTTCTTCGACGCGAGGATCGACCGTCGCAACGGCGCGCTCGACCTCGACGTCGGCGAACAGACCTACGAACTCGAACGGGACGACGCCCTCGAACAGTACACCGGTGGGAACATCCGCGTCGGGATTCGACCACAGAACATCGAGGTCGTCGACGACCCGGACAACGGGATCCCGGCCGATCACGTCTTCGACGAGACGCTGGGTGACCAGACCCACAGCCTGTTCGAGACGCCGATGGGCCGGATCACCGTCGTCACGCCACCGGAGTTCAGGGGCGGCGAGTCCCAGTACGGGCTCAGGTTCGAGACGGACGCGCTGAAGGCGTTCGATCCCGAGAGCGGTCTGAGAGTCTACTGA
- a CDS encoding carbohydrate ABC transporter permease encodes MSTKDETPEFGRSFRVPHTVRSLIYRAGLWGSYGVLFLILGFPVYWMAQNAFKTRLALEEAGISFLPDAASFTLENFEVVMNPTVGRYLLNSIIVSAGVVITVIVVSLVAGYGLARFQYKYKVRIARFLLVGYMFSPIVLAIPLYLIWDTLGLLNRYVGLILALSAISLPFAVWLMWKYIQTIPASMEESAWVAGAPRWRGFLDVIVPQTKPAMIANSVFAFAIAWGDFTFSYILMPDDSATTFPPGIFRLFHSSWETGWTEFMAVSLLVSMPALLFAFFLQSYLLQGFKIRAL; translated from the coding sequence ATGAGCACGAAAGACGAAACACCAGAGTTCGGACGCAGCTTCCGCGTTCCACACACGGTCCGGAGCCTGATCTACCGAGCGGGCCTGTGGGGAAGCTACGGGGTCCTCTTCCTGATCCTCGGGTTCCCAGTCTACTGGATGGCCCAGAACGCGTTCAAGACGCGGCTCGCGCTCGAGGAAGCCGGGATCTCGTTCCTCCCGGACGCCGCGTCGTTCACGCTCGAGAACTTCGAAGTCGTGATGAATCCGACGGTCGGTCGGTACCTGCTCAACAGTATCATCGTCAGCGCGGGCGTCGTGATCACCGTGATCGTCGTCTCGCTGGTCGCGGGATACGGGCTCGCGCGGTTCCAGTACAAGTACAAGGTTCGGATCGCCCGCTTCCTGCTGGTCGGATACATGTTCAGCCCGATCGTGCTCGCGATCCCGCTGTACCTCATCTGGGACACGCTCGGGTTGCTCAACCGGTACGTCGGGTTGATCCTCGCACTGAGTGCCATCTCGCTGCCGTTCGCGGTCTGGCTGATGTGGAAGTACATCCAGACAATCCCGGCGTCGATGGAGGAGTCAGCGTGGGTCGCCGGTGCGCCGCGGTGGCGGGGCTTCCTCGACGTGATCGTCCCCCAGACGAAGCCGGCGATGATCGCGAACTCGGTGTTCGCGTTCGCCATCGCGTGGGGCGACTTCACGTTCTCGTACATCCTCATGCCGGACGACAGCGCCACGACGTTCCCGCCCGGCATCTTCCGGCTGTTCCACTCGTCGTGGGAGACCGGATGGACGGAGTTCATGGCCGTGAGCCTGCTGGTTTCGATGCCGGCACTCCTGTTCGCGTTCTTCCTGCAGTCGTACCTCCTGCAGGGATTCAAGATCAGGGCGCTCTAA
- a CDS encoding TIGR03617 family F420-dependent LLM class oxidoreductase → MSQLHIDATVSELSDEAASAAARAEELGFDGVWTAETAHDAFLPHPLIAEHTDSVTHGTRIALAFTRSPMVLAYQAWDLARYSDGRFVLGLGTQVKGHNERRFSVDWEAPGPRLREVVESVRHAFEVFQGDADLEYDGDHYSFSLMTENFNPGPIDHPEVPIYIAGINEYNVRLAGELCDGLAMHPFNTPGYTEDVIAPTVAEGAARADRDEVDVELSASPFVVTGETEDERDRERERIRRRIAFYGSTRTYHDVLAHHGWRSIGEELHDLSREQRWDEMADLVTDEMVATFALEAEPDELLAEAEAVYGDVADRIGLPLEHGEAFLES, encoded by the coding sequence ATGTCACAGTTGCATATCGACGCGACCGTTTCCGAACTTTCAGACGAGGCGGCCTCGGCGGCCGCACGCGCGGAGGAACTGGGCTTCGATGGCGTCTGGACGGCCGAGACGGCCCACGACGCGTTCTTGCCCCACCCGCTGATCGCCGAGCACACCGACTCGGTCACACACGGTACCCGGATCGCCCTCGCGTTCACCCGGAGTCCGATGGTGCTGGCGTACCAGGCGTGGGACCTCGCCCGCTACAGCGACGGCCGGTTCGTTCTCGGACTCGGCACGCAGGTCAAGGGCCACAACGAACGTCGCTTCAGCGTCGACTGGGAGGCCCCCGGCCCGCGCTTGCGCGAGGTCGTCGAGTCCGTCAGGCACGCCTTCGAGGTCTTCCAGGGCGACGCCGACCTCGAGTACGACGGGGACCACTACTCGTTCTCACTGATGACCGAGAACTTCAATCCGGGACCGATCGATCATCCCGAGGTCCCCATCTACATCGCCGGGATCAACGAGTACAACGTCCGACTCGCCGGGGAACTGTGCGACGGGCTCGCGATGCACCCGTTCAACACGCCGGGGTACACCGAGGACGTTATCGCCCCCACTGTCGCCGAGGGGGCGGCCCGCGCGGACCGCGACGAGGTCGACGTCGAACTCTCCGCGAGCCCGTTCGTCGTGACGGGCGAGACCGAGGACGAACGCGACCGGGAACGCGAACGGATTCGACGGCGAATCGCCTTCTACGGCAGCACCCGCACCTACCACGACGTCCTCGCCCACCACGGCTGGCGCTCGATCGGCGAGGAACTCCACGACCTCTCCCGGGAGCAGCGCTGGGACGAGATGGCCGACCTCGTCACCGACGAGATGGTCGCCACGTTCGCACTCGAGGCCGAACCCGACGAACTGCTCGCCGAAGCCGAAGCCGTCTACGGCGACGTCGCGGACCGAATCGGCCTGCCGCTCGAGCACGGGGAGGCGTTCCTCGAGTCGTAA
- a CDS encoding acyl-CoA dehydrogenase family protein — protein sequence MMLNDEQRMIRDSLREFMDEEIAPDLPEADRQPLSKDDAISYMQQMAEMDVGPYAEGSYDDPVTSTIVSEEVSRVWPSLQVTMGMSLPVTMFEIFSERTREAYTEEYEDDRLVGCFAITEPEGGSDTKVPNTTAIKDGDEYVITGEKTWVSNAPIADIALVVAWDDENDRRDMFLVDEKTAGFETRELEKLGWKGSPTGQLFFDECRIPVENKLSRAVMEAVSDGRMDPNDSALAGGGPGGNPLNSMFASMRNGMAAISVGIMQAAYEAALEYATDREVFDQPIGQHQLVQEKLYNIRAGLETGRLLTRYTAQKIAAGDPEARMLSSLSKGWVCEKSVEVTDDALQVYGGNGLSTDYPLERYYRDARTMPIPDGTTEIQKLIVGYELTDLQAYT from the coding sequence TGCGGGAGTTCATGGACGAGGAGATCGCGCCCGACCTTCCCGAGGCGGATCGACAGCCGCTCTCGAAGGACGACGCGATCAGCTACATGCAACAGATGGCCGAGATGGACGTCGGCCCCTACGCCGAGGGGAGCTACGACGATCCGGTCACCAGCACGATCGTCAGCGAGGAGGTCTCCCGGGTCTGGCCCAGCCTGCAGGTGACGATGGGAATGTCGTTGCCGGTGACGATGTTCGAAATCTTTTCCGAGCGGACTCGCGAGGCATACACAGAGGAGTACGAAGACGACCGACTCGTTGGGTGTTTCGCCATCACCGAGCCGGAAGGTGGCTCCGACACGAAGGTGCCGAACACGACGGCGATCAAAGACGGCGACGAGTACGTCATCACCGGCGAGAAGACGTGGGTGTCGAACGCCCCGATCGCCGACATCGCCCTCGTCGTCGCGTGGGACGACGAGAACGACCGGCGCGACATGTTTCTCGTCGACGAGAAGACCGCCGGCTTCGAGACTCGCGAACTCGAGAAGCTTGGCTGGAAGGGCTCACCCACCGGCCAGTTGTTCTTCGACGAGTGCCGGATCCCGGTCGAGAACAAGCTCTCGCGGGCAGTCATGGAGGCCGTCAGTGACGGCCGGATGGATCCGAACGACTCGGCGCTGGCCGGCGGCGGTCCGGGCGGCAACCCGCTCAACAGTATGTTCGCCTCGATGCGCAACGGCATGGCTGCCATCTCCGTCGGCATCATGCAGGCTGCCTACGAGGCCGCACTGGAGTACGCGACCGACCGGGAGGTCTTCGACCAGCCGATCGGCCAGCACCAGCTCGTACAGGAGAAACTCTACAACATCCGCGCCGGCCTCGAGACCGGGCGATTGCTCACCCGCTACACTGCCCAGAAGATCGCTGCGGGCGACCCGGAGGCCCGGATGCTCTCCTCGCTGTCGAAAGGCTGGGTCTGTGAGAAAAGCGTCGAGGTGACCGACGACGCCTTGCAGGTCTACGGCGGCAACGGCCTCTCGACGGACTACCCGCTCGAGCGTTACTACCGGGACGCCCGGACCATGCCGATCCCCGACGGCACCACCGAGATCCAGAAGCTGATCGTCGGCTACGAACTGACGGACCTGCAGGCGTACACCTGA
- a CDS encoding SDR family NAD(P)-dependent oxidoreductase, translated as MTTSQFSVDGKTAVVTGSSSGIGRAIVERFADDGANVVVTSRSLENVEPVAEEIDAHEGGGALAVECDVTDREAVERLLTETVDAFGSVDVLINNAGASFQAPPAEISENGWKTIVDINLHGTMHCTQVIGGHMRENGGGRIVNVASVAGQRGSRSMSHYGAAKAGVINYTTSVAADWAADDVWVNCIAPGLVATEGVRSQMGVEEDDDAIDRTRADRTIGRPEEVADLAQFLSSPASSYVVGETYTIKGTPRLE; from the coding sequence GTGACGACCAGCCAGTTCAGCGTCGACGGCAAGACAGCAGTCGTCACCGGTTCCTCGAGCGGAATCGGTCGGGCCATCGTCGAACGATTCGCCGACGACGGTGCGAACGTCGTCGTCACCTCGAGAAGTCTCGAGAACGTCGAGCCAGTTGCCGAGGAGATCGACGCGCACGAGGGCGGAGGGGCACTGGCGGTCGAGTGTGACGTGACCGACCGCGAGGCGGTCGAGCGGCTTCTCACCGAGACGGTCGACGCGTTCGGCAGCGTCGACGTGTTGATCAACAACGCGGGCGCGAGCTTTCAGGCCCCGCCGGCTGAGATCAGCGAGAACGGCTGGAAGACGATCGTCGACATCAACCTCCACGGGACGATGCACTGTACGCAGGTGATCGGCGGTCACATGCGCGAGAACGGTGGCGGACGCATCGTCAACGTCGCGAGCGTCGCCGGCCAGCGCGGGTCGCGCTCGATGAGCCACTACGGGGCCGCGAAAGCCGGCGTGATCAACTACACGACCTCCGTCGCCGCCGACTGGGCGGCAGACGACGTCTGGGTCAACTGCATCGCACCGGGACTGGTCGCAACCGAGGGGGTCCGCTCCCAGATGGGTGTCGAGGAGGACGACGACGCGATCGACCGGACGCGCGCCGATCGAACGATCGGCAGACCCGAGGAGGTCGCCGACCTCGCACAGTTCCTCTCGAGTCCCGCCTCGTCGTACGTCGTCGGCGAGACGTACACGATCAAGGGAACTCCACGACTCGAGTAG